AATCCACAACTGGTACGAGAAATTAAAGGACGCTGGAAAGGGCGTAATCTCATTATTGCCGTAGGGGCTTCTGTATTTGCTCAACTTTCAACTTATCTAGTCTTTAATGAGAGAATTCCCTCTCAGGCGGGGCGTATTCATCGCTATTGTGTTGGCACTCCTCCTGAAGACAGTATTAGCCCTGCTCAATTTCACAATCCTCCCAGTAATTATTGTTCCGAAAATGGGGCTGGAGAAATCATAACTAACTGGCAATTATGGTGGTTAGATTTATTCACATTTCTCAGTGTTTCTTTCCTAATTATTCTTTTAGTAGCTGGTACTTATCTCCTAATTACGAATCTTGCTCAAGAAGAACAAAAAGGAACATTAAAATTAGTTCGTCTTAGTCCTCGTTCTGTGGGAAATTTATTAGTTGGGAAAATGTTAGGCACTCCCATTCTAGTTTATAGCGCAATTTTCCTCGCTTTGCCACTTCAGTTTATGGCAGGGGTTTCTGCCGGGATTCCGATTAGCTTAATTTTCGGATTTTATGTGGTTGTGATTGCTAGTTGCGCCTTTTTTTACAGTGTGGCGTTACTTTATGGCTTAGTTAGTACAGGCTTAGGAAATTATCAGGCTTGGTTAGGAACAGGAACCATGTTTTGTTTTCTAATCTTTGCCACTCATCTTGGCCTTGATAATCATCTCGTTAACCACAATACGTTGGACTGGTTGGTTCTATTTTACCCTGGCAAAATTTTACCCTACTTAATTGGACAAACCCCACATTCGTTAGGAACAATTGGCTATTTTCATCTGAAAGAAATGGCAAGTTTGACCTGGTATGATTTTCCACTTTGGGAAACTGCCTCAGGCGCGATCGGGCTTTTACTCTTAAACTACGCATGGTGGACTTATTGGGTTTGGCAAGGGCTGAAACGATGTTTCCATAACCCTAAAGCCACGCTTTTAAGCAAACAGGAAAGCTACTGGATTACCGGAAGTCTTACAGTTTCCCTAGCTGGTTTTATGTATCCCAGTACCGATCAATCTGTTAATTTAACTGAAAACTTCCAATTGTACTTGTTGCTACAATTTTTCTTTTTCTTTTTACTAATGAGTGCCCTTTCTCCTCATCGTCAAACTTTACAAGATTGGGCAAGATATCGTTATCAAAATAATGACAAAGCCACTCGTAACCTCGTAACTGATTTAATGAAAGGAGAACAGAGTCCAGCTCCTGGCGCGATCGCGCTTAATCTCCTCTCCAGCATGATTATTATCCTTCCAGCGGTAATTATGTTTCCCTTCGGCAACAGTCGATTAGAGATCTTAAGCAGTCTCATCATGGCTAGTACTGTCTTTTTATTCTATGCTTCTTTAGTGCAGTTAGTACTGCTGATGAAAACAGAAAAGCGTACCCTCTTCGCTACAATTGCCGTTGCCAGTGTGATATTAATTCCAACAATTCTGGGAGCTACACTTGGCTTTCCCCCTGAGTTTACTTTCCTCTTTTTCCCTACTTACGAGATTGGTGCCATGAGTGCAGGTTCAATTATCTTTACCCTAATGATGCGATCTCTTGCCATTATTGCCTGTAACGTAGCACTCAGTTCTCAACTAAAAAAAGTAGGAGCATCCCAGAGCAAAGCCCTATATTCCGAATCAAAAATCCTTTCCCAAGGTTAAAACCAAGTAGGGTGGGGTAAACTCCCCCACCTTACGTTGTCAACTACTTAACGGTAACCTTAGCACCAGCTTCTTCTAGCTGAGATTTCATATCTTCTGCTTCCTCTTTGGCAATGCCCTCTTTGAGTGCTTTCGGAGTTTCTTCCACTAAGCCTTTTGCTTCTTTCAAGCCTAAGCCAGTGATACCGCGAACGATCTTGAGAACAGCAATTTTCTTATCAGAGGGAACTTCATCAAGCACCACATCAAACTCAGTTTGCTCTTCTGCAGCTTCTTCGCCACCGCCACCAGCACCGGGAGCAGCTGCCATCATCATGCCACCACCTGCGGGCGCTGAGGCATCAACACCAAATTCCTCTTCAATCTGTTTGACCAATTCCGAGGCTTCTAAGAGAGAAAGAGTTTTTAACTGTTCGAGAATTTCATCCGTTTTTGCAGACATTGGTTTTGACTCCTAAATAAAATGAATAAATTACGCTGCGTCTTGGTTTTCTTTTTCTGAAACTTCCTTGATTGCCCGTGCCAAAGAAGTAGGAACTTCCTTGATCCCCGTGGCAATTTTGGTCGTATTGGCATTGATAGCCCGAGCAATGCGTGCAATGAGTTCTTCCTTGGAGGGAAGATCCCCAAGTGCATCCACTTGCTCTTTACTCAAGGTTTGACCTTCCATCACGCCACCACGTAACTCAGTTTTCTTGGTGGCTTTAGAAAAGTCGCGATAGGCTTTAACCGCATTACTCAAATCATCCTTAACAAATAAAAATGCCGAGGACTCTCTGAGAAAATCTTGTAACGGTTGCCAATCTTCATCCCCATCAACGGCTCGACGCATCAGGGTGTTTTTAGCAACTTTACAAGTCGCGCCAGACTCACGCAGGCGACTGCGTAAATCAGCAATTTCAGACACGGATAACCCTTTATAGTCAATCACAACTGTTAGCTGCGATTCTTGTAAGAGTTCTTGTAACTCCGTGACAACCCGTTTCTTATCTTCTAGTGTTCTACCCACACGCGCTTGCACCTCCTAAATGTTACGGTTTATGTCCCCTCTCATCAAAAAGACCTCGGATAAGACTCCGAGGTTTGATGACCCGCCCTCCCAACCGCCTAAAATGAATTAGGCAACAAGGGGAACTATTGGCGCATCTACCTCGGCAGGATATTAAGCGTTTTTCGCTCCTGCTGTCTTTGGCATCTGCCAGATTAGCTTTGATTCAGTTGTTACGCTGCCTCTGGCAACTTATAATCGCGCAAGGCAGCAATATCAATTTCAATGGCTGGACCCATACTAGCGGCAACGTAAATACTTCGCCAATACTTACCTTTCGCTCCTGAGGGGCGATTACGATCAATAGTTTCTTGTAAGGCTTTGAGATTAACTAATAGGTCTTCTGTGGAAAAAGAAGCTTTGCCAAACATAACATGAACAATCCCTGCGCGATCAGCGCGGAACTCTTGTTTCCCGGCTTTAAATTCCTGAATGGCTGCTTCGAGTTCAGTGGTGACTGTTCCTCCTTTCGGCGAAGGCATTAACCCCCTTGGCCCCAAGACACGCCCTAATTTTGCCACTTGAGGCATCATATCAGGGGTTGCAATGACAATATCAAAATCCATACGACCGTTTTGGATTTCTTGAATTAATTCTTCTGAGCCCGCCACATCAGCACCAGCGTTGGTTGCTTCATTCACTTTTTCTCCACGGGCAATGACGGCGACTCGTACTGATTGCCCTGTTCCATTGGGGAAGGAAACAGTGGTTCTTAATTGTTGATCACTATATTTGGGATCAATCCCTAAGCGAATATGAGCTTCCGCTGTTTCTTCAAATTTAGCAGTTGCAGTTTCTTTTAATAAAGCAAGAGCCTCTTGAGGATCATAGGGGCGATCCTCGACTTTTTCTAATAGCTCTCGCATCCGTCGCGATAATTTTTTTGCCATTTTTCTCTCCTTGGGTTAATAACGAAGCACAAGCCTCTCCCCGATAAACATCATTAATTTTAGTCTTTCAGAGTAATTCCCATATTACGAGCGGTTCCCTCAACTACTTTCATCGCTGCCTCAATGTCATTACAGTTAAGGTCAGGCATTTTCGTTTCAGCAATTTCTTGTAATTGCTGACGGGTAATTGCTCCTACTTTCTGTTTATTGGGTTCACTAGAACCTTTTTCAATGCCAGCTGCTTTTTTCAAGAGAACTGCAGCAGGAGGAGTTTTGAGGGTAAAGGTAAAACTGCGATCTTCATAGACCGAAATTTCAACGGGAATGACCATTCCTGCTTGGTCAGCGGTTTTGGCGTTGTATTCTTTACAAAACGCCATAATATTGACCCCATGTTGCCCTAGTGCGGGGCCAACGGGAGGGGCAGGGTTTGCTTTACCAGCAGGAAGCGCCAATTTAATAAGCGCAACAACTTTTTTTGCCATGATTAGCCTTGTTTTTCAACTTGATTAAATTCCAATTCCACTGGGGTTTCCCGTCCAAATATGGAGAGAAGGGCTTTTAGTTTATTCCTTTCTGAACTTACTTCCACCACTTCTCCTTCAAAGTCTTTGAACGGTCCACTAAGAACTACGATCTTATCACCCACTGCAACTTTTGCCTGAACAACCGGTTCTTGTTCTTCGCTTTGTCGGAAAATACGTTCCACTTCTGATGAACTTAAGGGCATCGGTTCCACATGACCGCGTCCTCGCCCATAGGGACGCTGTTTTTCTGCGCCCACAAAGTTAATGATATTGGGTGTGTTTTTGACCACTTGCCAGGTTTGACTATCCATGACCATTCGGATCAACACATACCCTGGAAAAACTTTCTCTTGGCTTTGTTGCTTGGAGCCATCTTTGCGTAGTTTAACAATTGGCGTTTGCGGGATCTCAATTTGCAAGATGCGATCAGCAACATCAAGGGTTTGACTTCGTTGCTCTAAATTCGCTTTTACCCGCTTCTCACAGCCTGAAGCTACTTGAATAGCATACCATCTCGGTTTGAGATCAGTGGGCTGCTCAGAATTAGGTTCTTGCTGTTGGTTATCGGTGGCAAAACTCATTAAAACACCTGTCCTGCAATCCAAATAAATAGATTGTCAAATAAGTAAACAATTGTGGCAACAAGGGTCACCATGAGAATTACCCCTGCTGATTCACTAATTAGCTGTTTGCGACTGGGCCAGACAACTTTCCCGAGTTCGTCTTTCGTTCCTTTTAAGAACTCGACTAGGTCAAATTTTTCTTCTGCTTCCCTAGCTTCTTTGACGTTTCCCTCGGGGCGCTTGCTTTTTTTCTGCTCCTTTTTTGCTTTTGCCACAATCCAAATCCCCTTTTCTAGGACTTACTTCATTACTGAAAAAGTTTCCCCCAGCACAGCTCGAAACTGATAACAGGGGGAGAGACTAATGAGCGCGCCCTGGAGGACTCGAACCCCCGACATCGGGTTTTGGAGACCCGCGTTCTACCAACTGAACTAAGGACGCACAACTTGAGATTTGCATCTTAGCACATTAGCCCTAACTTTAGTTTAGCATTTTTTATCTAAACTTGCTGTTATTACTAATGACTAAGTTTTACGATCAAAGCGTTCTTGAACACGGGTAGCTTTACCTACGCGATCGCGCAGATAATACAATTTCGCCCGTCTTACTTTACCCCGACGAATGATTTTAATATCTTTTACGCGAGGAGAATGCAGTAAAAATACTCGTTCTACGCCAATCCCTTGAAACACTCGTCTAACAGTAATTGTTTCGTTAATGCCACCGTGACGTTTAGCAATCACAGTGCCTTCAAAGGGCTGGGTACGAGTTTTTCCACCTTCTTGAATTAAAACGCCGACGCGAACGAGATCACCGACGTGAATCGTAGGCAGATCAGTTTTCATCTGCTCTTGTTCAATAGAGCGGATTATATCTTGAGCATTCATGGCTTTCCCCAAAAAAATGTCACAGCCTTTTATCATACAAGAACTTTTGATTTTTAGCAACTTAACCTTCTCTTTACCTAAAAGGATTATGGTTGAGGGTAGGCCTTCCCAATTTGCTATGGCTCACCTACTTGGGTTTTAATGATGAGACATCAATCAGGGAGTGTTCCATGTCATTAGTCACTGGTTTACCAGAGAGGAATCTCCAAAATGGAAGAATGTTCTTCATAAAACTGCTATAATTTATTACTTTAGACAATTAAGTTGTCCAAAATTTGATGCTAAAATTATTGTTTCCCTTTATTAATTAAAACTAGAATAAATATGAATATTGATTATCAGTATATGCCTAAATTCCAAAACACAGAATCCAAAAATATTGAACTAACAGCAGAAAACGTTAATGTTTATTATGGTTCTACTTTAGCGGTTAAGGGGGTAAACCTTGATATCCATAGCCATGAAATTACTGCTTTTATTGGGCCTTCTGGTTGCGGTAAAAGTACCATGCTACGATGTTTTAATCGTCTCAATGATTTAATTCCAGACGCTAAAGTAGAAGGAAATATTACTTTCCGAGGGCAAAATTTATACGAAAAAAAGGTTGATCCTGTGCAAGTTCGTCGCCATATTGGGATGGTTTTTCAAAAGCCAAATCCCTTTGCTAAGTCCATTTATGATAACATTGCTTTTGCGGCGCGAGTCAATGGTTTTCGCGGTAAAGATATGGATGATTTGGTGGAAAATGCGTTACGCCAAGCCGCGCTTTGGGATGAGGTCAAAGATAAGTTAAAAAGTAATGGTTTATCCTTATCTGGGGGACAGCAACAACGGTTATGTATTGCTCGCGCGATCGCGATTCAGCCAGAAGTAATTTTAATGGACGAACCCTGTTCTGCACTTGATCCCATTTCTACTCTTAGTATTGAACAGTTATTACTAAACCTTAAAGATAAATATACAATTATTATTGTGACTCACAATATGCAACAAGCTTCTCGGGTATCTGATCGCACTGCCTTTTTTAATGCGAGAGCTACTGAAAAAGGTAAGCAAGGATATCTAGTGGAATATAGTGATACTAAAACTCTTTTCCAAAGCCCTGTGGAAGAGGCTACGCAACAGTATGTTACGGGGGCTTTTGGTTAAGGGATTAGCCAAGTTGATTGCTATAGCAGTTTTCACGCTTCTTGAGGTGTTTGTCCTTCGTTGTTTGTAAACCAATGACTAATAAGGAATACAGCCTAAGAAACGCTATAGTGGTTCCACAAATTATCTTTTACGCGACACCCGTTAAAATATTATGTTATCCAGAACTGTAATCTAATACCGAATAACTATTACAATGTCTTTAAGCTCAATGGGTGATAATCAATCCTCACAATGGGACTATGCTGCTTATGTGGAACAAACTGCACAACTGTTAGGGATCGAAATCCCTGAAGCTTATCAGCAGGGAGTAGTGGAAAACATGGCTCAACTAAGCGCGATCGCGCAACAGGTAATGGAATTTCCTCTCCCACCAAATACTGAAATTGCTCCTGTATTTAAGCCTTAAAAATTGTTAAAATATGAAGACTGATCAAGTAAAAACAAAATTATGTTTGCTGGAAAACGACCTACGAATTTAGGTGTAAAAGCGGGAAAACTCGCTCCTTGTCCCGAAACTCCTAATTGTG
This window of the Euhalothece natronophila Z-M001 genome carries:
- the pstB gene encoding phosphate ABC transporter ATP-binding protein PstB, with product MNIDYQYMPKFQNTESKNIELTAENVNVYYGSTLAVKGVNLDIHSHEITAFIGPSGCGKSTMLRCFNRLNDLIPDAKVEGNITFRGQNLYEKKVDPVQVRRHIGMVFQKPNPFAKSIYDNIAFAARVNGFRGKDMDDLVENALRQAALWDEVKDKLKSNGLSLSGGQQQRLCIARAIAIQPEVILMDEPCSALDPISTLSIEQLLLNLKDKYTIIIVTHNMQQASRVSDRTAFFNARATEKGKQGYLVEYSDTKTLFQSPVEEATQQYVTGAFG
- the rplK gene encoding 50S ribosomal protein L11, which translates into the protein MAKKVVALIKLALPAGKANPAPPVGPALGQHGVNIMAFCKEYNAKTADQAGMVIPVEISVYEDRSFTFTLKTPPAAVLLKKAAGIEKGSSEPNKQKVGAITRQQLQEIAETKMPDLNCNDIEAAMKVVEGTARNMGITLKD
- the rplS gene encoding 50S ribosomal protein L19 encodes the protein MNAQDIIRSIEQEQMKTDLPTIHVGDLVRVGVLIQEGGKTRTQPFEGTVIAKRHGGINETITVRRVFQGIGVERVFLLHSPRVKDIKIIRRGKVRRAKLYYLRDRVGKATRVQERFDRKT
- the rplL gene encoding 50S ribosomal protein L7/L12, producing the protein MSAKTDEILEQLKTLSLLEASELVKQIEEEFGVDASAPAGGGMMMAAAPGAGGGGEEAAEEQTEFDVVLDEVPSDKKIAVLKIVRGITGLGLKEAKGLVEETPKALKEGIAKEEAEDMKSQLEEAGAKVTVK
- a CDS encoding DUF4089 domain-containing protein gives rise to the protein MSLSSMGDNQSSQWDYAAYVEQTAQLLGIEIPEAYQQGVVENMAQLSAIAQQVMEFPLPPNTEIAPVFKP
- the secE gene encoding preprotein translocase subunit SecE; protein product: MAKAKKEQKKSKRPEGNVKEAREAEEKFDLVEFLKGTKDELGKVVWPSRKQLISESAGVILMVTLVATIVYLFDNLFIWIAGQVF
- the nusG gene encoding transcription termination/antitermination protein NusG, which translates into the protein MSFATDNQQQEPNSEQPTDLKPRWYAIQVASGCEKRVKANLEQRSQTLDVADRILQIEIPQTPIVKLRKDGSKQQSQEKVFPGYVLIRMVMDSQTWQVVKNTPNIINFVGAEKQRPYGRGRGHVEPMPLSSSEVERIFRQSEEQEPVVQAKVAVGDKIVVLSGPFKDFEGEVVEVSSERNKLKALLSIFGRETPVELEFNQVEKQG
- the rplJ gene encoding 50S ribosomal protein L10, translating into MGRTLEDKKRVVTELQELLQESQLTVVIDYKGLSVSEIADLRSRLRESGATCKVAKNTLMRRAVDGDEDWQPLQDFLRESSAFLFVKDDLSNAVKAYRDFSKATKKTELRGGVMEGQTLSKEQVDALGDLPSKEELIARIARAINANTTKIATGIKEVPTSLARAIKEVSEKENQDAA
- the rplA gene encoding 50S ribosomal protein L1; its protein translation is MAKKLSRRMRELLEKVEDRPYDPQEALALLKETATAKFEETAEAHIRLGIDPKYSDQQLRTTVSFPNGTGQSVRVAVIARGEKVNEATNAGADVAGSEELIQEIQNGRMDFDIVIATPDMMPQVAKLGRVLGPRGLMPSPKGGTVTTELEAAIQEFKAGKQEFRADRAGIVHVMFGKASFSTEDLLVNLKALQETIDRNRPSGAKGKYWRSIYVAASMGPAIEIDIAALRDYKLPEAA
- a CDS encoding ABC transporter permease family protein — translated: MLKSARSRISDWNPQLVREIKGRWKGRNLIIAVGASVFAQLSTYLVFNERIPSQAGRIHRYCVGTPPEDSISPAQFHNPPSNYCSENGAGEIITNWQLWWLDLFTFLSVSFLIILLVAGTYLLITNLAQEEQKGTLKLVRLSPRSVGNLLVGKMLGTPILVYSAIFLALPLQFMAGVSAGIPISLIFGFYVVVIASCAFFYSVALLYGLVSTGLGNYQAWLGTGTMFCFLIFATHLGLDNHLVNHNTLDWLVLFYPGKILPYLIGQTPHSLGTIGYFHLKEMASLTWYDFPLWETASGAIGLLLLNYAWWTYWVWQGLKRCFHNPKATLLSKQESYWITGSLTVSLAGFMYPSTDQSVNLTENFQLYLLLQFFFFFLLMSALSPHRQTLQDWARYRYQNNDKATRNLVTDLMKGEQSPAPGAIALNLLSSMIIILPAVIMFPFGNSRLEILSSLIMASTVFLFYASLVQLVLLMKTEKRTLFATIAVASVILIPTILGATLGFPPEFTFLFFPTYEIGAMSAGSIIFTLMMRSLAIIACNVALSSQLKKVGASQSKALYSESKILSQG